A part of Entelurus aequoreus isolate RoL-2023_Sb linkage group LG03, RoL_Eaeq_v1.1, whole genome shotgun sequence genomic DNA contains:
- the LOC133646266 gene encoding B2 bradykinin receptor-like: MAALTTRLPELNITDAYSDQNSTNEMQCIDFRDWYWLTRHQPVYLLIITTLGIVLNAFVLLVFCLHKKACTVAEIYLSNLAAADLVLVSWLAFWAAIMEKPLNWDFTVALRGVVKLGMKINAYCSIYFLVLVSIDRYLALVHPMSYGRMRRPKYAKLGCLLVWGLGLLLSASMLILWAVSRGEMVELVWDGMLITFGFIIPISINTFCTITIIRALKKQSLARSNAQKSEQKATTLVLVVLVTFLICWVPFHFMTAINLLYRTEMLVGCDLIKFVDIFTPIITDLAFFNSVVNPILYVVVGKNFRKKVQEVCKQCGVSTVTTTSTRSNTSAPLNTFM; encoded by the exons ATGGCTGCTCTAACTACGAG ATTACCGGAGCTGAACATCACAGACGCTTACAGTGACCAAAACTCCACAAATGAAATGCAGTGCATTGATTTCAGGGATTGGTATTGGCTCACCCGCCACCAGCCAGTCTACTTGCTCATCATCACGACGCTGGGAATCGTGTTAAACGCCTTTGTGCTGCTGGTCTTCTGCCTCCACAAGAAGGCGTGCACGGTAGCCGAAATCTACCTCAGCAACCTGGCGGCCGCCGACCTTGTCCTGGTGTCTTGGCTGGCCTTCTGGGCCGCCATCATGGAAAAGCCTTTAAATTGGGATTTTACTGTGGCCCTTCGCGGAGTGGTCAAACTAGGCATGAAGATAAACGCTTACTGCAGCATCTACTTCCTTGTCCTGGTTAGCATTGATCGCTACCTGGCGCTAGTGCATCCGATGTCCTACGGGCGAATGCGTCGTCCCAAGTATGCCAAACTGGGATGTTTGCTGGTGTGGGGCTTGGGCTTGTTACTGAGCGCTTCAATGCTGATTTTGTGGGCGGTATCTCGGGGCGAAATGGTAGAGCTGGTCTGGGACGGGATGCTGATCACCTTTGGCTTCATCATCCCAATTTCCATCAATACATTCTGCACCATCACAATCATCCGGGCGCTAAAGAAACAGTCACTTGCGAGGTCCAATGCTCAGAAGAGTGAGCAGAAGGCCACCACGCTGGTGCTGGTCGTCCTCGTAACCTTCCTCATCTGCTGGGTGCCTTTTCACTTCATGACCGCAATAAATTTGCTCTATAGAACAGAAATGTTGGTAGGATGTGACCTCATAAAATTTGTTGATATTTTCACCCCGATAATTACCGACCTGGCCTTTTTCAACAGCGTCGTCAATCCTATCTTGTATGTCGTTGTTGGGAAAAATTTCCGGAAAAAGGTTCAAGAAGTCTGCAAACAGTGTGGCGTCAGCACGGTGACGACCACGTCTACTCGTTCGAACACTTCCGCACCACTGAATACTTTCATGTAA